One segment of Malassezia restricta chromosome V, complete sequence DNA contains the following:
- a CDS encoding purine nucleoside permease, translating to MRLGLFVGCVFLGLATLCSASSVVAPKVLVITMFEPEREAWLSKMPLTRNITVGGLSPLYPHVSCDHDAEVCLITTGEGEINAASTVSALMSSIRFDLRSTYILVNGIAGVNPDVATMGSVGFARFAVQVGLQYSIDAREAPKDWNYTFWNYGTSKPGQYPQVLYGTEVFEINTHLRDRVFELVKHLRLKDNASVKKQRATYPQVKAKAPPVVFQGDITTSDMYFTGKTFGHMASNLTSVLTNGTGTYALTAQEDNAVLEVLVRAHKAKSADYGRVILFRAASNFDRAPPHQDDLTHFLHVSTQTELIKPALANLFVVGEPIVKAITGNWTQWKDGVQHPCSPSYGDVFGTIL from the exons ATGAGGCTCGGGCTCTTTGTGGGGTGTGTGTTCCTAGGGCTCGCAACGCTGTGCTCAGCATCAAGTGTTGTGGCGCCCAAGGTGCTTGTGATTACAATGTTTGAGCCAGAGCGTGAGGCATGGCTCAGCAAGATGCCACTTACGAGGAACATTACCGTCGGTGGTCTGAGCCCCCTGTACCCCCATGTCTCGTGTGATCACGACGCAGAAGTGTGCCTCATCACAACGGGTGAGGGTGAAATCAATGCTGCATCCACTGTCTCGGCGCTCATGTCCTCGATCCGTTTTGATTTGCGCTCGACGTACATACTCGTGAATGGCATTGCCGGCGTGAATCCAGACGTGGCTACCATGGGCAGTGTTGGCTTTGCACGCTTTGCCGTGCAAGTGGGTCTGCAGTACAGCATTGACGCAAGAGAGGCACCCAAGGACTGGAACTACACATTTTGGAACTATGGCACGTCTAAGCCGGGTCAGTACCCGCAAGTGCTCTACGGTACCGAGGTGTTTGAGATCAATACGCACTTACGAGACAGGGTCTTCGAGCTTGTTAAGCATCTTCGACTTAAGGACAATGCGTCTGTAAAGAAGCAACGCGCTACATACCCGCAAGTCAAGGCGAAGGCGCCGCCCGTCGTGTTCCAGGGCGACATTACGACCAGCGACATGTACTTTACGGGAAAAACTTT CGGACATATGGCCAGCAACCTTACGTCGGTCCTAACGAACGGCACTGGTACGTATGCACTGACCGCGCAGGAAGAcaatgccgtgctggaGGTGCTCGTGCGTGCACACAAGGCCAAGTCAGCAGACTATGGCCGTGTCATTCTATTTCGTGCCGCGAGCAACTTTGATCGCGCCCCACCTCACCAGGACGACCTGACGCATTTCTTGCATGTCAGCACGCAAACTGAGCTGATCAAGCCTGCGTTAGCCAACCTGTTTGTGGTAGGTGAGCCGATCGTAAAGGCTATCACGGGAAATTGGACGCAGTGGAAAGACGGCGTCCAACACCCATGTAGCCCGTCGTACGGCGACGTTTTCGGTACCATCCTATAG
- a CDS encoding drebrin-like protein, producing the protein MSLQVNLSSPAIRTAYEKVLDGVIDYVVLSYKKLSNDLDVTAAAKGSLDDLVEEFSDGKVQYALARVSDPNTHLPKFVLINWCGEGVPENRKGLFPPHSATVADYFKVYHVSIQARTEDDILPDAILRKVMDSSGSKYGTASSRAPEPIAPVGTTHKPVGTPDIRGMQAKAPKSHETPGPVGTNYTPAREELKQLREGKLSNPAPPSAPKPAVPQPAVPQRSVPQPSSAPKPAPEPAPEPAPPKPAEEDKIQPVGTSYTPVSLPKPGKLSLDRTMPFSQAHAPTGPAPPGRRTAAPGKLTWSQRQEKARQEREAEEAPAESAPSVDHVVSQMNRASVNEEPPAPSAPPAPPAPPAPPVPEPTASAEPPALDAPASGGQRATVLYDYDAQEDNELTLREGEILTAIDQVDEGWWSATGPSGATGLFPANYVELLEEAEPEAETTSAPPPPPAPPAPPAPEPPAVEQIPPPPPPPPTPPAPPAPEPPAVEQVPPPPPPPPAPPAPPAPEPPTEEQVPPPPPPPPAPPAPPAPEPEAVAPPPPPPPAPPAAAPQAVALYDYEMDEDNEITLAEGDQIVDIEFASEDWWSGTNARTGAMGLFPANYVERLS; encoded by the coding sequence ATGTCGCTCCAGGTGAATTTGTCGTCACCGGCCATCCGCACCGCGTACGAAAAGGTGCTGGACGGGGTGATTGACTATGTCGTGCTCTCTTACAAAAAGCTCTCGAATGATCTGGACGTGACAGCTGCCGCCAAAGGCTCCCTCGACGACCTCGTTGAGGAGTTTTCCGACGGCAAGGTACAATATGCCCTGGCGCGCGTGAGCGACCCTAACACCCACCTGCCCAAGTTTGTACTGATCAACTGGTGCGGAGAGGGCGTGCCTGAGAACCGCAAAGGCCTATTTCCGCCTCATAGCGCCACGGTCGCCGACTACTTCAAGGTGTACCATGTGTCCATCCAGGCACGCACCGAGGACGATATTTTGCCTGACGCTATTCTGCGCAAGGTCATGGACAGTAGCGGCAGTAAGTATGGCACGGCGAGCTCGCGTGCCCCTGAACCGATTGCGCCTGTCGGCACTACACATAAGCCGGTAGGCACGCCTGATATTCGAGGCATGCAAgccaaggcgcccaagaGCCATGAGACACCTGGACCGGTGGGCACAAACTATACACCTGCTCGTGAAgagctcaagcagctgcgtgaggGCAAGCTCTCGAATCCCGCGCCGCCTTCCGCGCCAAAACCTGCGGTGCCCCAACCCGCGGTGCCCCAGCGCTCAGTACCTCAGCCCTCGTCAGCGCCCAAGCCTGCGCCTGAACCTGCGCCTGAACCTGCCCCACCCAAGCCCGCAGAAGAGGACAAAATTCAGCCGGTCGGTACATCGTACACACCTGTATCGTTGCCGAAGCCCGGAAAGCTCTCTCTTGATCGCACGATGCCATTTTCCCAAGCTCATGCACCTACCGGCCCTGCTCCACCTGGTCGACGTACTGCTGCGCCTGGCAAGCTGACGTGGAGTCAGCGTCAAGAAAAGGCTCGACAGGAACGCGAGGCCGAAGAGGCTCCCGCGGAGAGCGCTCCCTCGgtcgaccatgtcgtctCCCAGATGAATCGCGCCTCGGTGAACGAAGAACCCCCTGCACCTTCCgcacctcctgcacctcctgcACCCCCAGCGCCACCAGTACCCGAGCCCACAGCGTCCGCAGAACCTCCTGCGTTGGATGCGCCCGCATCAGGTGGTCAGCGTGCCACCGTTCTGTACGACTATGATGCTCAAGAAGACAATGAGCTCACGCTGCGCGAGGGCGAGATCCTTACAGCTATTGACCAAGTCGACGAGGGCTGGTGGTCAGCAACAGGTCCCAGCGGTGCGACAGGTCTGTTCCCCGCCAACTATGTGGAGCTGTTGGAAGAGGCAGAGCCGGAAGCAGAGACGACCTCTGCcccgccaccaccacctGCCCCACCTGCTCCTCCGGCGCCAGAGCCCCCTGCAGTGGAGCAGATCCCACCCCCACCGCCTCCGCCTCCTACACCACCTGCTCCTCCGGCACCGGAACCCCCTGCAGTGGAGCAAGTCCCACCcccaccgccgccgcctcctgCTCCCCCCGCTCCTCCGGCACCAGAGCCTCCCACAGAGGAGCAAGTCCCAcccccgccgccgccgcctcccgCACCACCGGCTCCGCCCGCTCCTGAACCCGAGGCCGTGGCACCCCCTCCTCCGCCGCCCCCGGCCCCAccggcagcagctcctcaGGCCGTCGCGCTGTACGACTAcgagatggacgaggacaATGAAATCACCCTGGCCGAAGGTGACCAGATCGTCGATATCGAGTTCGCCAGCGAAGACTGGTGGAGCGGCACGAATGCTCGGACAGGTGCCATGGGTCTGTTCCCTGCCAATTATGTAGAGCGACTATCCTAG
- a CDS encoding 20S proteasome subunit beta 5 gives MQSVLAKFSDVPTLKRDDEHEFALPASDPSRFLAQYTDVDSTHTDARIKLQHGTTTLAFRYRGGVVVAVDSRASAGSYIASGSVKKVIEINPYLLGTMAGGAADCQYWETYLGIQCRLHELRNKERISVAAASKILSNLVYSYKGMGLSMGTMICGWDKTGPAIFYVDSDGARMKGDMFSVGSGSTFAYGVLDQGYHWDLTDEQALDLGRRSIYAATHRDAYSGNTINLYHMGPNGWTFIANYDVMQLHYDGVPEQVPGTPAGGYGYDVRTQGLSSRDNAA, from the coding sequence ATGCAGTCTGTGCTGGCCAAGTTTAGCGATGTGCCTACGCTGAAGCGAGACGATGAGCACGAGTTTGCGCTGCCTGCATCAGATCCATCGCGCTTTCTCGCGCAGTACACAGATGTCGATTCGACGCATACTGACGCGCGAATCAAGCTGCAGCACGGTACGACGACACTGGCATTCCGCTACCGCGGTGGTGTGGTGGTAGCTGTCGATTCGCGTGCATCGGCAGGCTCGTACATTGCCTCTGGCTCTGTCAAAAAGGTGATTGAAATCAACCCCTATCTTCTCGGCACCATGGCCggtggcgccgccgactGCCAGTACTGGGAAACATACCTTGGCATTCAGTgccgcctgcacgagctgcggAACAAGGAGCGCATCTCTGTGGCTGCGGCGTCTAAAATTTTGAGCAATCTGGTGTATTCGTACAAGGGCATGGGTCTTAGCATGGGCACGATGATCTGTGGCTGGGACAAGACGGGCCCCGCGATTTTCTACGTCGATTCAGACGGCGCGCGCATGAAAGGCGACATGTTCTCCGTCGGCTCTGGCTCAACATTTGCCTACGGTGTGCTCGATCAGGGCTACCATTGGGACCTGACGGACGAGCAGGCCCTCGATCTCGGTCGCCGCAGCATTTACGCGGCTACGCACCGCGATGCATACTCAGGCAATACGATCAACTTGTACCACATGGGCCCGAATGGATGGACGTTTATTGCCAACTACGATgtcatgcagctgcactACGACGGTGTGCCTGAGCAAGTGCCAGGCACGCCCGCTGGCGGCTACGGCTACGACGTACGAACCCAGGGCTTGTCTTCGCGGGACAATGCTGCATAG
- a CDS encoding homoserine dehydrogenase, producing MSSAIDVAVIGVGLVGSAVLKQLATVPSLSVLKVVALQNSRKTLLAAPGQHLALDHWQAQLETSSSPALSLEQLVSELQAIQAKNRRHIAVVDNTSNDTVAGFYPSFLRAGFSVVTPNKKAFSGSVDLFSAMEEAKENDARPLVYQESTVGAGLPVISTLKDLVATGDRIHKIEGVLSGTMSYIFNEFSPASGSTTKFSEIVSVARQNGYTEPHPGDDLSGSDVARKLTILSRLIPNLAYALPKGYESVDTQSLTPAGLANESNADVYVQRLPEFDAEFDEMRAQAQAKHCVLRYVGLIDVEKKIIKAGLEAYPADHPFATSLGGSDNILSFTTERYPRPLLVQGAGAGADVTAMGVVADLVRVAERRG from the coding sequence ATGTCAAGTGCGATAGACGTTGCCGTAATCGGAGTAGGTCTCGTTGGCTCAGCTGTGCTTAAGCAGCTCGCAACGGTGCCTTCTCTCTCTGTGCTCAAGGTTGTGGCGCTGCAAAACAGCCGCAAGACGCTCCTCGCCGCGCCAGGTCAGCACTTGGCGTTGGACCACtggcaggcgcagctcgagacgagcagctcgcccGCTCTTtcgctcgagcagctggtATCTGAGCTCCAAGCGATTCAGGCAAAGAATCGTCGTCACATTGCCGTCGTAGACAACACGTCGAACGACACGGTGGCTGGCTTCTACCCCTCGTTCCTCCGTGCCGGCTTCAGTGTGGTGACGCCGAACAAGAAGGCCTTTTCCGGCTCCGTTGACTTGTTCTCTGCGATGGAAGAGGCGAAGGAGAACGACGCACGCCCCCTCGTGTACCAGGAAAGCACAGTCGGTGCGGGTCTGCCGGTCATAAGCACGCTCAAGGACCTCGTAGCTACGGGCGACCGCATCCACAAGATTGAGGGCGTGCTCAGTGGGACTATGAGCTACATTTTCAATGAATTCAGCCCGGCTAGCGGTAGCACTACCAAGTTTTCCGAAATTGtgagcgtcgcgcgccagAATGGGTACACGGAGCCGCACCCCGGCGACGATCTCTCAGGCTCCGACGTGGCTCGCAAGCTCACGATTCTCTCGCGCCTTATCCCGAACCTAGCGTATGCACTCCCCAAAGGCTATGAGTCTGTCGACACACAGTCGCTCACGCCTGCAGGCCTCGCGAACGAGTCCAATGCGGACGTGTACGTGCAGCGTCTGCCTGAATTCGACGCCGAATTCGACGAGATGCGGGCGCAAGCACAGGCAAAGCACTGCGTGCTTCGCTACGTTGGCCTGATTGATGTGGAGAAGAAGATCATCAAGGCCGGCCTTGAGGCGTACCCCGCTGACCATCCCTTTGCGACGTCGCTGGGCGGCTCGGACAACATTCTTTCCTTCACAACCGAGCGGTACCCACGCccgctgctggtgcaggGCGCTGGTGCCGGTGCGGATGTGACGGccatgggcgtcgtggctgatctggtgcgtgtggccgAGCGGCGAGGCTAG
- a CDS encoding sterol 14-demethylase: protein MASLLASFEAMPMWQLVLVLTVGTIVLSIVLNVLYQVCVPQNKSLPPRVFHWVPVVGSAVSYGMNPYRFFFECREKYGDVFTFTLFGRNMTVALGPKGSNLVFNGRLSQVSAEDAYTSLTTPVFGKGVVYDVPNAVLMEQKRFVKSGLSVENFRVYVTQITDEVKDFVQHDAAFAPLQKGAKSVTVDIFDVFSEITILTASRTLQGKEVRENLDKSFAKLYHDLDAGFTPINFVLPNLPLPNNFRRDRAQRMMSDFYMGIIKKRREGKTDGTGHDMISALMEQSYKGGRDINDREIAHMMIALLMAGQHTSSATGSWAMLRLASRPEIIEELYEEQVRVYSDGAGGFAPLDYDTQKSSVPVLDAVIRETLRMHPPIHSLMRRVKSDMVVPPTLAAPKTGKGQSTDTYVIPKGHYLVAAPGVSQIDPHVWCDADKFDPHRWLGDKTLMDQTDDAQEDFGWGLVSTGANSAYLPFGAGRHRCIGEQFAYLQLGTIISNFVRMFHWRLEDKLPAPDYTSMVVLPTQPANIVFTSRT from the coding sequence ATGGCCTCCTTGCTGGCGAGTTTCGAAGCCATGCCGATGTGGCAGCTGGTGCTCGTGCTGACAGTGGGCACAATCGTGCTGTCTATTGTGCTGAACGTGCTGTACCAGGTGTGCGTACCGCAAAACAAGTCGCTGCCCCCGCGAGTGTTCCACTGGGTGCCGGTGGTGGGCTCGGCGGTGTCGTATGGTATGAACCCATACCGCTTCTTCTTTGAGTGCCGCGAGAAGTACGGTGACGTGTTTACTTTCACACTGTTTGGCCGCAACATGACTGTGGCCCTCGGTCCCAAGGGCTCGAACCTCGTGTTCAACGGCCGCCTGTCGCAAGTGTCGGCGGAAGATGCGTACAcgtcgctcacgacgcCCGTGTTCGGCAAAGGCGTGGTCTACGACGTGCCGAATGCTGTGCTCATGGAGCAGAAGCGCTTTGTCAAGTCGGGCCTGTCGGTGGAAAACTTCCGTGTGTACGTGACGCAGATCACCGACGAGGTCAAGGACTTTGTGCAGCATGACGCGGCCTTTGCACCCCTGCAGAAGGGTGCCAAGTCCGTCACGGTTGACATCTTCGATGTATTCAGCGAAATTACGATTTTGACAGCAAGCCGGACACTGCAAGGCAAGGAAGTGCGTGAGAATCTCGACAAGTCCTTTGCCAAGCTGTACCACGACCTCGATGCTGGCTTTACGCCGATCAACTTTGTGCTGCCCAATCTGCCACTACCGAACAACTTCCGTCGCGaccgtgcgcagcgcatgatgAGTGATTTCTACATGGGCATCATCAAAAAACGTCGCGAAGGCAAGACGGACGGCACAGGCCACGACATGATCAGTGCTCTCATGGAACAGTCGTACAAGGGCGGCCGCGACATCAACGATCGCGAGATCGCGCATATGATGATTGCGCTGCTCATGGCTGGTCAGCACACGTCGAGTGCGACCGGTAGCTGGGCCATGTTGCGTCTCGCGAGTCGCCCGGAAATCATCGAGGAGCTGTACgaggagcaggtgcgtgtGTACAGCGAtggcgctggtggcttTGCGCCGCTTGACTATGACACGCAGAAGTCGTCGGTGCCGgtgctcgatgccgtgATCCGTGAGACACTGCGTATGCACCCGCCGATCCACAGtctgatgcgccgcgtcaaGTCGGATATGGTCGTGCCTCcgacgctcgcggcgcccaaAACAGGCAAGGGCCAGAGCACGGACACATACGTTATCCCCAAGGGTCACTATCTGGTGGCTGCGCCGGGTGTGTCGCAGATTGACCCGCACGTGTGGTGTGACGCCGACAAGTTCGACCCGCATCGCTGGCTGGGTGACAAGACGCTAATGGACCAGACGGACGATGCCCAGGAGGACTTTGGCTGGGGTCTCGTGAGCACCGGCGCCAACAGCGCGTACCTGCCATTTGGCGCTGGCCGCCACCGCTGCATTGGTGAGCAGTTTGCCTATCTGCAGCTCGGCACCATCATTTCCAACTTTGTGCGCATGTTCCACTGGCGCCTGGAAGACAAATTGCCCGCACCCGACTACACATCCATGGTCGtgctgccgacgcagccCGCCAACATTGTGTTTACGTCCCGTACGTAG
- a CDS encoding chromatin modification-related protein YNG2 — translation MEDPAEIAVLTSEYISSLDNLPQEVSHILREIEIKDGKVQEWLSRISSKESQMRDMFGTYMDKTNENSEAVRTKLDKMAARVAADYTRVEEWSAQKRELAHVLWRKVYAHHQRLVEDLQLINSDLVASVSSSVPKLPQLTDPAQLPAQLLQAGIGEAETEGHEGRVRKKRGLATTGRGRSVHSPPTAVETESRGVSEAAALDGEEERDENLYCFCQRPSFGEMIGCDSDDCKFEWFHIGCVGVSKPLPQMWVCSDCLAKKKRRRT, via the exons ATGGAGGACCCAGCCGAGATTGCCGTGCTCACGTCCGAGTACATTTCCT CGCTGGATAATTTGCCGCAGGAAGTCAGCCACATCTTGCGCGAGATAGAGATCAAGGATGGCAAGGTACAAG AATGGCTCTCGCGTATCTCCTCCAAAGAGTCGCAAATGCGAGATATGTTTGGCACATACATGGACAAGACGAATGAAAACTCAGAGGCGGTACGCACGAAGCTGGACAAGATGGCCGCACGCGTGGCCGCTGACTacacgcgcgtcgaagAATGGTCGGCGCAGAAACGCGAGCTAGCGCATGTGCTGTGGCGCAAAGTGTACGCGCACcatcagcgcctcgtcgaaGATCTTCAGCTCATCAACAGTGATCtcgtcgcgagcgtctcATCATCCGTCCCCAAACTACCACAGCTGACGGACCCTGCCCAGCTGCCTGCCCAGCTACTGCAGGCTGGCATTGGCGAGGCTGAAACAGAGGGCCATGAGGGCCGCGTGCGCAAGAAACGCGGATTAGCGACGACAGGCCGCGGTCGCAGCGTGCATTCGCCGCCGACAGCGGTGGAGACAGAGAGCCGCGGTGTGTCGGAAGCTGCGGCTCTTGACGGCGAGGAGGAACGCGATGAGAACTTGTACTGTTTCTGCCAGCGCCCATCCTTTGGCGAGATGATCGGCTGCGACTCGGATGACTGTAAGTTCGAGTGGTTCCACATTGGGTGTGTCGGCGTATCCAAGCCGCTCCCCCAAATGTGGGTTTGCAGCGACTGCCTCGCGAAAAAGAAACGGCGACGTACATAG
- a CDS encoding FAD binding domain protein yields MPLSQHRITTSLVTSESEYPIEPLLDAHGRPLRVRDRAYFDLVVIGSGPAALTFVTRWLEERPAALYLEDERQHLHWLKRQTHAAPVLETRKPTKSSDRIIKTNQKNEWHMRKSSLRVLIVDKLGDGWLGQWHRNFGSYEIPFLRSPMFFHPDPSDLDGLLEYAVQTERASTGPYTYVCDMLTGRQSQSKSRSRSAKKGALQRPDLLEVPGVVGREVSKHKWKQSKHRRQAQMFSALGPVVNERDRRDYQNPSTPLFRDFTNHLVDRYHLHPQKGKDGKVRPLSEWLASDDEHQMPAMLLRAEVIDMDYGRLEKERADGSLDEEEGFSLHMADGSCIGAKYVVSAIGYGGRPCVPTWLATASKKSQTTKRDFVDRVTEADSDNASVASSSTEPSTAESESEESDKYEHPPPNSMGDGWAHSSAIAAPSYSVPPPHIAARIASGRPTTAIIIGGGLTSAQLTDQCVRRGFSRVILVMRGFFKVKPFDFSVDWVGKYANAQKMQFWQSDDAKDRMNMINEGRDGGSINPVYAKVLLQHAQDGRVELRTHTEIEDAEWDAQTQKWSLMLHRKDHARADSQYMNNAQQPGTSVPVIADYIVSSTGSDVSFRKLPFMHTLAEKMQIPEVSGVPIVNEDLQYGSIPLYCIGAYSAVQIGPTAFNLGGIREGADRVAAHIRDKTEEHDEATLGTKADSDEPSLGHFAHFLYHHLQLDAAD; encoded by the coding sequence ATGCCGCTAAGCCAACATCGCATCACCACATCCCTCGTGACGAGTGAGAGCGAATACCCCATCGAGCCGCTCTTGGACGCACACGGCCGGCCACTCCGCGTGCGTGACAGGGCCTATTTTGACTTGGTCGTCATCGGCTCAGGGCCTGCCGCATTGACATTCGTGACGCGGTGGCTCGAAGAACGTCCAGCAGCACTGTATCTGGAGGATGAGCGCCAACATCTGCACTGGCTCAAGCGCCAGACACATGCTGCACCCGTGCTTGAGACACGCAAACCCACCAAGAGCAGTGATCGCATCATCAAGACCAACCAGAAGAACGAGTGGCACATGCGCAAGTCTTCCCTGCGTGTACTCATTGTCGATAAGCTGGGCGATGGATGGCTTGGCCAGTGGCATCGGAACTTTGGATCGTACGAAATTCCCTTTCTCCGGTCGCCCATGTTCTTCCATCCTGATCCTTCAGACCTCGATGGCCTTTTAGAATATGCTGTGCAGACAGAGCGTGCAAGTACCGGACCTTACACATACGTGTGTGACATGCTCACAGGGCGGCAGTCGCAGTCTAAGAGCCGGAGCAGGTCGGCTAAGAAGGGCGCACTCCAACGTCCTGACCTCCTGGAGGTGCCGGGCGTCGTGGGTCGAGAGGTAAGCAAGCACAAGTGGAAGCAGTCCAAGCATCGTCGTCAGGCACAAATGTTCAGTGCGCTGGGTCCTGTTGTGAATGAGCGCGATCGTCGCGATTACCAAAATCCCTCAACGCCTCTGTTCCGTGACTTTACGAATCACCTCGTCGATCGGTACCATCTGCATCCACAAAAGGGCAAAGACGGCAAAGTACGCCCTCTTTCGGAATGGCTAGCAAGTGATGACGAGCACCAAATGCCTGCCATGCTCCTCCGTGCCGAAGTGATCGACATGGACTACGGGCGCCTGGAAAAAGAACGTGCGGATGGCTCActggacgaagaagagggcTTTTCGCTCCATATGGCCGATGGCTCCTGCATCGGAGCCAAATATGTTGTATCAGCGATCGGGTATGGCGGGCggccgtgcgtgccgaCGTGGTTGGCGACCGCATCTAAGAAGAGCCAAACGACCAAGCGTGACTTTGTGGACCGTGTAACGGAGGCAGACAGTGATAACGCGTCGGTCGCTTCTTCGAGCACTGAGCCATCTACGGCTGAGTCTGAAAGCGAAGAAAGCGACAAATATGAGCACCCGCCGCCAAATAGCATGGGCGATGGATGGGCTCATTCCTCAGCGATCGCAGCGCCTTCGTACTCTGTTCCGCCGCCGCACATCGCTGCCCGCATCGCCAGCGGCCGACCGACGACAGCGATCATCATTGGCGGCGGTCTCACGTCTGCACAGCTCACCGATCAGTGTGTGCGTCGCGGCTTTTCGCGTGTGATTCTCGTCATGCGCGGATTCTTCAAGGTCAAGCCATTCGACTTTAGTGTCGACTGGGTCGGCAAGTATGCAAATGCCCAGAAAATGCAGTTTTGGCAGAGCGATGATGCGAAAGACCGCATGAACATGATCAATGAGGGTCGTgacggcggcagcatcAATCCTGTGTACGCCAAAGTGCTTCTGCAGCACGCTCAAGACGGGCGCGTCGAGCTTCGCACACATACTGAAATCGAGGATGCCGAATGGGACGCCCAAACACAAAAGTGGTCGCTCATGCTGCACCGCAAGGACCATGCGCGGGCCGACTCGCAGTATATGAACAATGCACAGCAACCCGGGACATCCGTGCCTGTCATCGCGGACTACATCGTTTCATCCACAGGCTCCGATGTCAGCTTTAGAAAGCTGCCATTCATGCACACACTAGCGGAAAAGATGCAAATCCCAGAAGTGAGCGGCGTGCCCATTGTCAATGAGGATCTGCAGTACGGCTCGATACCTCTCTACTGCATTGGCGCTTATTCGGCTGTGCAAATCGGGCCCACAGCCTTCAACCTAGGTGGCATCCGAGAAGGTGCCGATCGCGTCGCTGCCCATATTCGTGATAAGACCGAGGAACATGACGAAGCGACGCTCGGGACCAAAGCTGATTCGGATGAGCCATCATTGGGACACTTTGCGCACTTTTTGTACCACCACTTGCAATTGGACGCGGCGGATTAG
- a CDS encoding ADP-ribose pyrophosphatase — protein MALRPSLLARSARPLRWVHTMLAHFDPRTSRIVQSRPLANDQAKWIGLRAIEWVDPSGKTRWWESADRTTRRGPVDAVAIIAIIQRPSKEPHILLVSQFRPPVGACVVELPAGLIDAGESDQSGAQRAALRELAEETGYGAQSGQVSVRQTSAVMYNDPGMSGANMKLCTIDIALSDDAPEPLAHPDEGEYIEKHLVPLTSLAANLNDFAAQGYAIDARLMHLATGLALGLAKPW, from the exons ATGGCACTACGACCCTCTCTGCTGGCTcgcagcgcacgaccaTTGCGTTGGGTACACACCATGTTGGCACATTTCGATCCACGTACATCGCGCATTGTGCAATCACGACCGCTGGCGAACGATCAGGCCAAGTGGATTGGACTTCGCGCGATCGAGTGGGTAGACCCGAGTGGGAAAACGCGCTGGTGGGAATCGGCAGATCGGACTACTCGTCGAGGGCCTGTTGATG CCGTGGCAATTATAGCGATAATACAGCGTCCTTCAAAGGAGCCCCACATCCTTTTGGTCAGCCAGTTCCGTCCGCCCGTGGGTGCATGCGTGGTGGAATTGCCAGCCGGCCTCATCGATGCCGGGGAGTCGGACCAAAgtggcgcgcagcgcgctgccCTTCGTGAACTTGCTGAGGAGACAGGCTATGGAGCACAAAGTGGGCAAGTATCCGTGCGACAAACAAGTGCTGTCATGTACAATGATCCGGGCATGTCCGGCGCGAATATGAAGCTGTGCACGATCGATATTGCGCTGTCCGATGACGCGCCGGAACCGCTCGCACACCCAGATGAGGGCGAGTACATAGAAAAGCACCTCGTGCCACTTACATCGCTCGCCGCCAACTTGAATG ACTTTGCCGCACAGGGCTACGCtatcgacgcgcgtctcaTGCACCTGGCTACGGGCCTGGCACTGGGCCTGGCCAAGCCCTGGTAG